A genomic stretch from Podospora pseudoanserina strain CBS 124.78 chromosome 3, whole genome shotgun sequence includes:
- the SDA1 gene encoding Severe Depolymerization of Actin (BUSCO:EOG09260TLW; EggNog:ENOG503NWY1; COG:U), with protein sequence MPKRKVAALEKVEADLVSLQYKIRRDPRSYAQEFYDQWLAYDAQRQIFVSSPATASNEDVKKFHDLVDLVAHVANLYPEITAPFPDHLKELLNQHHAVLDKELREKIVGSLVLLKRKDVIDSTSLLTTLFPILINTPSKTLRSLLYTKIISDLREANNKTTNHKLNRTIQTVLHNLVTSDRTSTKGMWACRITRELWRRQVWNDARPVDVMKEACLSDNEKVVVGGVRFFLGGDKEREEALEDDASDDDVDLKKVKHQGTINKKTKKRSKQYEKAIEKIKKQEKKKHAPHPLNFSALHLIHDPQGFAEKLFQKHLQNTKNKFSLENKLLVLQLVTRLVGLHKLTIISLYSWFVKYLSPKQANVTSFLASLAQATHNLVPPDAIEPLIVKIANEFVSEASAVEVCAAGINSIREVAMRQPLCMNETLLQDLVMYQKSKDKGVVMAAKGLQSLYREVYPELLQKKFRGKQATMDLRSGEIKLRRFGEEEEGGIEGLELLARYKEEQKKKKAAEEAEEDENGEKKAKKDDDEEDDGFNSDEWEIGSTDSESSGGWIDVSSDEEDDGPAKKKARKSKGGDDDDDDEAPDLVEKEDPAAEAERITKLATTTILTPADLAKLQELRREAKLDKMLGTTQSKRKKELIEKHIEDGVTAEDIELPAMLGKKSTKEERVALARDGKPGREEHKSTQAIRKSKKEAEGKSTTNKEKARKKNFLMTIGKARAKNKRSLVETKKALTNHIAKSKQGGRRRNGV encoded by the exons ATGCCAAAAAGAAAGGTTGCCGCGCTCGAAAAGGTCGAGGCTGACCTGGTCAGTTTGCAATACAAGATCCGCAGAGATCCCAG GTCTTATGCGCAGGAATTTTACGACCAATGGCTCGCCTACGACGCCCAGCGCCAGATTTTCgtctcctctcccgccacGGCTTCTAATGAGGACGTCAAGAAGTTCCACGACTTGGTCGATCTTGTCGCGCACGTCGCGAACCTCTACCCCGAGATTACCGCCCCATTTCCGGATCATCTGAAGGAGTTGCTCAACCAGCACCATGCCGTTCTCGACAAGGAGCTCAGGGAGAAGATTGTGGGCAGCTTGGTGCtgctgaagaggaaggatgtGATCGACTCGACGAGCCTGCTGACGACGCTATTTCCTATTTTGATCAACACACCAAGCAAGACGCTCCGATCTCTGCTGTACACCAAGATTATCAGCGATTTGAGGGAGgcaaacaacaagaccacGAATCACAAGTTGAACCGGACGATTCAGACGGTGCTGCACAATTTGGTCACGTCTGACAGGACTTCGACCAAGGGAATGTGGGCTTGCCGTATCACGAGGGAATTGTGGAGAAGACAGGTCTGGAACGATGCGCGACCGGTCGATGTCATGAAGGAGGCCTGCTTGAGCGACAATGAgaaggttgtggtgggtggtgtgagATTCTTTCTGGGCGGTgacaaggagagagaggaggcgttggaagatgatgccagtgatgatgatgttgatctTAAGAAGGTCAAGCATCAGGGGACGATcaacaagaagaccaagaagaggtCGAAGCAGTATGAGAAGGCGATCGAAAAGATCAAAAA gcaagaaaagaagaagcatgCACCACATCCCCTTAACTTCTCGGCGCTCCATCTTATCCACGACCCTCAGGGCTTCGCCGAGAAGCTCTTCCAGAAGCACCTCCagaacaccaagaacaagtTCTCTCTCGAGAACAagcttcttgtcctccagCTTGTGACCCGTTTGGTCGGTCTGCACAAGCTGACCATCATCTCGCTCTACTCCTGGTTCGTCAAGTACCTGTCACCCAAACAGGCCAACGTCACCTCTTTCCTGGCTTCCCTGGCCCAGGCAACACACAACCTCGTCCCACCCGATGCCATTGAGCCATTGATTGTGAAGATCGCCAACGAGTTTGTCTCGGAAGCTTCAGCAGTTGAGGTGTGCGCGGCAGGTATCAATTCCATCAGGGAGGTGGCCATGCGCCAACCGCTGTGCATGAACGAGACCCTCCTCCAGGATCTGGTCATGTACCAAAAGAGCAAGGATAAGGGTGTTGTTATGGCTGCCAAGGGTTTGCAGTCACTCTACAGAGAGGTCTACCCCGAGTTGCTGCAAAAGAAGTTCCGCGGCAAGCAAGCCACCATGGACTTGAGATCAGGCGAGATCAAGCTGCGCAGGttcggcgaggaagaagagggcggtATCGAGGGTCTGGAGTTGTTGGCCCGGTAcaaggaggagcaaaagaagaagaaggccgccgaagaggcagaagaggatgagaacggcgagaagaaggcgaagaaggacgacgatgaggaggatgacgggtTCAACTCTGACGAGTGGGAGATTGGTTCTACGGACAGCGAATCCTCGGGCGGGTGGATCGACGTCAGcagtgacgaggaagatgacgggcctgccaagaagaaggcgaggaagagcaagggcggtgatgatgacgatgacgatgaggcGCCCGACCTTGTGGAAAAGGAAGACCCGGCGGCTGAGGCGGAAAGGATAACGAAGCTTGCCACGACGACCATTTTGACGCCGGCTGATTTGGCCAAGCTCCAGGAACTTCGTCGGGAGGCCAAGCTTGACAAGATGCTGGGCACGACGCAGTCCAAGCGCAAGAAGGAGCTTATCGAGAAGCACATTGAGGACGGGGTTACAGCTGAGGATATCGAGCTTCCGGCCATGTTGGGCAAGAAGTcgaccaaggaggagagggtggctCTTGCGAGAGATGGCAAGCCAGGCAGGGAGGAACACAAATCTACTCAGGCCAtcaggaagagcaagaaggaggccgagggcaagAGCACGaccaacaaggagaaggcgaggaagaagaattTCTTGATGACGATTGGCAAGGCGAGggccaagaacaagaggagTTTGGTCgagacgaagaaggcgtTGACGAATCACATTGCCAAGAGCAAGCAGggcgggagaagaaggaacgGTGTTTAA
- a CDS encoding hypothetical protein (COG:A; EggNog:ENOG503NVSQ), whose product MSGPMSTSPAATQPGLIDTLDSFVDFSDYDTNNLYQSPSLSPAGSNKGVFARPIKAETTTANTLLQTNQTLSGPSHQYDLYKQQTGIVPGAIATTFSLNQPNTHLQGYNTGFGSFDYLNMGTNDELFDFNTAPSQGSMTSPELDTMDFDSPSSDPTFFYESTINPSNIGPQEPSGLSSPPPQVFQPGRVWPGMHQQAALAKQQQQQQQQQQQQQQRQRAQVQQQQNKSAQKAKSPQASDPIVEQKITQLLNSMRAKTSEEPSQNNTVLNIPRPKKDEDDMDEDERLLASEEGKKLSSKERRQLRNKVSARAFRSRRKEYITQLESEIANKVTENGDLRAQNRALIDENKRLTDLTRMLLGSPSFSDFLNQLSANPQMLPQSQPQQTSQPEQQRQLPKDINPYAAQQQLHNQQIGLAMVPDQVDFSSLVNMEPSDGFSYQPQVFAVLETPEPIFDANLLSGKTSNFVGQQFDSDDDDKDMPVIEQAPTLAEAKKQEPAPINEEFENNPDFVLYHDSPAPTKSMTSPVELDVESLSQSVSELDTFSGIEPEKALSRYELVNTTEDEAVADRAVTRIQRLTSKLDCIASRLEMLGVGL is encoded by the exons ATGTCAGGGCCTATGTCAACGAGCCCGGCTGCGACGCAGCCTGGGTTGATTGATACCCTCGATTCTTTTGTCGACTTTTCCGACTacgacaccaacaacctctaCCAGTCTCCCTCTCTTTCACCTGCCGGCTCGAACAAGGGCGTGTTTGCGCGACCGATCAAGGCCGAGACAACAACGGCAAACACCCTGCTCCAGACCAACCAGACGCTAAGCGGGCCCAGCCACCAGTACGACCTCTACAAACAACAAACCGGTATTGTTCCCGGAGCCATCGCAACAACCTTTTCGCtcaaccagcccaacacccATCTTCAAGGATACAACACCGGATTCGGGAGTTTTGATTATCTCAACATGGGCACCAACGATGAGTTGTTCGATTTTAACACGGCGCCGTCGCAGGGGTCGATGACGTCGCCCGAGTTGGACACCATGGACTTCGACTCGCCCTCATCGGATCCGACCTTCTTCTACGagtccaccatcaacccGAGCAACATCGGTCCACAGGAGCCATCCGGGCtgtcctcgccgccgcctcagGTGTTCCAGCCCGGTCGCGTTTGGCCCGGCATGCACCAACAGGCAGCCTTggccaagcagcagcagcagcagcaacaacaacagcaacagcaacagcaaagaCAGCGTGCGCAggttcaacagcaacaaaacaagtCCGCACAGAAGGCCAAGTCACCGCAGGCCAGCGACCCTATTGTCGAGCAGAAGATTACTCAGCTTCTTAACTCTATGCGCGCCAAGACCTCAGAGGAGCCCTCCCAGAACAATACCGTCCTCAACATCCCCCGCCCAaagaaggacgaggacgacatggatgaggatgagaggcTGCTCGCAAGTGAAGAGGGCAAGAAGCTTAGCAGCAAGGAAAGACGACAGCTCAGAAATAAGGTGTCCGCCCGTGCTTTCAGATCCAGGAGAAAGG AATACATCACCCAGCTTGAAAGTGAAATCGCCAACAAGGTCACCGAGAATGGCGATCTTCGTGCCCAGAACCGCGCCCTGATTGATGAGAACAAGCGTCTCACCGACCTCACACGGATGCTTCTTggctctccctccttctctgaTTTCCTCAACCAGTTGAGCGCAAATCCTCAGATGCTTCCCCAGTCTCAGCCTCAGCAGACCTCCCAACcagagcagcagcgccagTTGCCCAAGGACATCAACCCATATGCcgctcaacaacagctccACAACCAGCAAATCGGTCTTGCCATGGTTCCTGACCAGGTTGACTTCTCCTCGCTGGTAAACATGGAGCCCAGCGATGGCTTCTCATACCAGCCCCAGGTCTTTGCTGTCCTCGAGACCCCCGAGCCCATCTTTGATGCCAACCTTCTCTCTGGCAAGACCAGCAACTTTGTTGGTCAACAGTTCGATTCGGACGATGATGACAAAGACATGCCCGTCATCGAGCAGGCACCGACCctcgccgaggccaagaagcaagaGCCCGCTCCCATCAatgaggagtttgagaaTAACCCCGATTTCGTCCTCTACCACGACTCTCCTGCTCCTACCAAGTCAATGACAAGCCCAGTTGAACTTGACGTCGAGTCTCTCTCCCAGTCCGTGTCTGAACTGGACACCTTCAGTGGCATTGAACCCGAGAAGGCACTCAGCCGGTACGAACTGGTGAACACTACCGAGGATGAAGCGGTTGCGGACAGGGCTGTCACAAGGATACAACGGCTTACCTCCAAGTTGGATTGTATCGCATCCaggttggagatgttgggtGTCGGCTTGTAG